Part of the Bacteriovorax sp. BAL6_X genome, TGAAAGTGCTCGGGAGGCAATGAAGATTACTTTCTTTCATTGGGGACTACATGCTTGGGGAGCGTATGCCCTTTTGGCCGTTTGCCTCGCTTACTTTTGTTATCGCAAAGGTTTGCCACTGCTTCCTAGATCGGCATTCTATCCTATTTTAGGAGATAAAGTTCATGGCCCACTCGGTGATATTGTCGATACATTTGCGGTTATAGGAACAATGTTTGGTGTTGCAACATCTCTTGGTTTTGGTGTTGCTCAAGTTAATGCCGGGCTCCACTACTTAATAGGTATTCCACAATCAGAGACAATTCAAGTTGGACTAATTGCTATTATTACGGCAATGGCAACTGTTTCTGTTGTTCTAGGTCTTGATGGTGGAATTAAGAAATTATCAAATATTAACCTTGCTGTTGCTGTTTTACTTCTCGTTGCAGTCATGGTCTTAGGTGATACGGTCCATCTTTTTCAGCAGTATGTACAAAACACTGGGTCTTATCTTTCTGACATAATCTACAAAACTTTCAATCTTTATGCTTATGAGAAGAAAGAAGAGTGGATTGGTGGTTGGACACTTCTATACTGGGGTTGGTGGATTTCATGGTCACCATTTGTTGGAATGTTTATTGCTCGTATTTCAAGAGGACGTACCATTCGTGAGTTTATGATTGGAGTCCTATTTGTTCCCGCAGGTTTTACATTCCTTTGGATGACTGTTTTTGGAAACTCTGCGATCTCAATTGCACTTAAAGATACAACGGGAGAATTTGTTGCAGCTGTTACTGGTAACGTTCCGGTTGCTCTATTTCGATTTTTTGAATTCTTTCCGTTCTCGAGTGTGCTTTCAATTTTAGGTGTTATCCTAGTTGTTACTTTCTTTGTTAGTTCATCTGATTCAGGATCACTTGTAATTGATACTCTTGCCTCTGGTGGGAAGCAGGAGCCACCTGTTTGGCAAAGAGTTTTCTGGGCAGTAACAGAAGGTGTTGTCGCAGCTGTACTTCTACACTCAGGGGGTCTTGAGGCCCTGCAAACAATGACGATTGCTTCAGCATTTCCGATGATCTTCTTGTTGTTAATCGCAGTTTATTGTTTAATAAAGTCCTTACGTAGCGATTATCTCTTACGTAATCAGGTTCTAAATCATACAAGCTCTGTTCAATATGAGAAGGCGAGTATGACTTGGAAGGAGCACTTAAGCGCTCTCTTAAGTCACCCTAAGCACAAAGTTGCAGAAGAGTTCTTAGCTGATGTTGTTGAGCCTGGCCTTAAAGAATTACAGCAAGAGTTTATCAAAAATGGACTAGAAGCTGTTATTCGCTATGGTAAAGATGATGCAATCTCTCTTGTTATTGAAAAGGAAGGAGTTGAGGACTTTAAGTACGAAGTATACCTAAGGTCTTTCGAAGTTCCTGATTTCTTACCTGGTAATCAAGAGAAGTATTATCGTGCAGAAGTTTTCCTACTTAGTGGAGGGCAAGAGTACGATATCTATGGTTATTCGAAAGAACAAATTGTTGCTGATGCTGTAACTCAATACGAAAAGCACTATCAGTATCTGCATTTAACGAACTCGGAGCTTGTTTAGC contains:
- a CDS encoding BCCT family transporter, with protein sequence MNKESKSTEVVESTINKNVFFTSAFFILLITAVGSFWPGHLSQFFKGIQAWLIAKASWVYVLAMGIILFTSLWLMVSRLGDIKLGPDHSEPSYTNLSWFAMLFSAGMGIGLLFFGVAEPIMHFNSPPVGDPQSIESAREAMKITFFHWGLHAWGAYALLAVCLAYFCYRKGLPLLPRSAFYPILGDKVHGPLGDIVDTFAVIGTMFGVATSLGFGVAQVNAGLHYLIGIPQSETIQVGLIAIITAMATVSVVLGLDGGIKKLSNINLAVAVLLLVAVMVLGDTVHLFQQYVQNTGSYLSDIIYKTFNLYAYEKKEEWIGGWTLLYWGWWISWSPFVGMFIARISRGRTIREFMIGVLFVPAGFTFLWMTVFGNSAISIALKDTTGEFVAAVTGNVPVALFRFFEFFPFSSVLSILGVILVVTFFVSSSDSGSLVIDTLASGGKQEPPVWQRVFWAVTEGVVAAVLLHSGGLEALQTMTIASAFPMIFLLLIAVYCLIKSLRSDYLLRNQVLNHTSSVQYEKASMTWKEHLSALLSHPKHKVAEEFLADVVEPGLKELQQEFIKNGLEAVIRYGKDDAISLVIEKEGVEDFKYEVYLRSFEVPDFLPGNQEKYYRAEVFLLSGGQEYDIYGYSKEQIVADAVTQYEKHYQYLHLTNSELV